The segment CCGCGGCCAGCGAGAACGCGTACTACGTGAACGGTTTTGCCACCACCGACCCGTTGCAGGGCTTCGGCGGCCTGTCGCTGCCCTACGGCGCGATCGAGCAGCAGGAGGTGTACACCGGCGGCTACAGCGCGCAGTACGGCCGCTCCGATGGCGGCGTCATCAACGTGGTGGGCAAGCGCGGCACCAATGAATGGCACTTCGGTGCACAGGTGCTGTGGGAGCCGGCCTTCGCACGCGCCTCGCAGCGCAACCGCTATTTCGAGAACGGCCTGCCCGCCTCGCCCGTGGCCGGGAACCTCTACGCACCCGATAGCGAGAACGGCAGCGACAGCACGACGGTGAGCGCCTACGCCGGCGGTCCGCTGATCAAGGACAAGCTCTTCGTATTCGTGGCCGCCGAGTACGAGCGCCAGCAAGGCAATACGGTCAATCCCGTCAGCGGCTATACCAGTACGAAACCGTACGTGGACTACCGTTACAACTCGCCGCGCTGGTACGGCAAGGTGGACTGGAACATCACCGACAACCACATCCTCGAACTCACCGGCGCGTCGGACAAATACCAGACATCCGGCTCCATCTACGATTACGACTACGCCTCGCGCACGAAGCAGCAGCGTATCGGCGCCGATGACGACACCAAGAACGGTGGCGACCTGTGGACGGCGAAGTACACCGGTTACATCACCGACGACCTGACCATCAGCGCCCAGTACGGCAAGCTGCACACCACGGCCTATGACTCGCCGGGCGGCTACGACCCCAGCCTGACGTACGTCGACGGCATCGTGAACCAGAACCCCGCGCTGAATGGCGGCGCGCCGCGCGGCAACTCGCAGACGGTGTCGAGCCTGATCCCGGCCGGCAAGGGCAACCGCACCACCAATACCCGCATCGACATCACCTACAAGCTCGGTGACCACACGATCACCGCCGGCATCGACAACCAGACGGCCACGGCAATCGACCAGGGCTCGGTGACCTCAGGCCCCGGCGGGTACTCGTGGACCTACGGCCAGGGCGATCCGAACACGCCGATTTCCACCGGCCTGGGCGTGCCAGCCACCGGTGGCTTCCCCAATGGCGCCGGCGGTTACTACGTCATCCAGAACATCAACAGCAGCCTCGCCACCGTGCGCTCGGCACAGCGCGCGCAGTACATCGAGGACAAGTGGCAGGTCTCGGATCGCTGGCTGCTGTCGTTCGGTATCCGCAATGACCAGTTCGAGAACTTCAACGCCGACGGCGATCCCTTCATCACGCAGCACAAGCCGCAGTGGGCGCCGCGCCTGGGGGCGAGCTGGGATGTGAATGGCGATGCGACGGTCAAGGTGTATGCCAACGCGGGCCGCTATTACCTCGGCCTGCCGTTGAATCCGGCGCTGAACGCCGCAGGCGGCGCGCTCACCACCTCGCAGTACTTCACCTATGGCGGTATCGCGGCGGATGGCACGCCGACGAACCTCACGGCCATCTCGGTGCCCGTCGCCGCCAACAACACCTTCGGCCAGTTGCCGGATCCGAAAACGGTGACCACGCAGGGCCTGAAGTCCGAATACCAGGACGAGTTCATCCTCGGCTTCACCAAGACGCTGGGCACCAACTGGGTCTACGGGGCGAAGGCCACGCAGCGCATCCTGCGCAACGCCATCGATGACTATTGCGATATCGACCTGGTGCTGGCCAAGGCGCAGTCGCTCGGTTACGACGTGACCACCCAGAGCAACCCCGTCAGCTGCTGGCTGTTCAACCCGGGCAAGGCCAACACCTTCAACCTGGTCGATACCAACGGCAACTACGTGAGCGTGCCGCTGAGCAACAAGGAGTTCGGCTTCGACCGCCTCAAGCGCCGCTACTACGGCCTGGAGACGTTCCTGGAACATCCCTTCGCGGATGGTTGGTACGGCAAGGTGAGCTATACGTTCTCGCGCAGCTACGGCAACACGGAAGGGCAGCTGCGTTCGGATCTGTTCCGCGAATCACGCGGCACGGGCCAGACCGCGGTGTCGACCACCCAGGAT is part of the Luteibacter pinisoli genome and harbors:
- a CDS encoding TonB-dependent receptor, with the protein product MFSRTTRPHRIALAVAVATALAAPVAFAQSTTGGIFGQAPTAAGETVVVTSDTGLSRETPVDDRGRYSVGQLPLGTYTVALRANGQTVDTRTNIVLKVGAGTEVSFVSTAANAQDLSGMTVSASALAKIDVSSIDSRTVVTSEQLAKLPLGRNSEAIALLAPGVVNNGGNFKGATGNSLVSFGGSAASENAYYVNGFATTDPLQGFGGLSLPYGAIEQQEVYTGGYSAQYGRSDGGVINVVGKRGTNEWHFGAQVLWEPAFARASQRNRYFENGLPASPVAGNLYAPDSENGSDSTTVSAYAGGPLIKDKLFVFVAAEYERQQGNTVNPVSGYTSTKPYVDYRYNSPRWYGKVDWNITDNHILELTGASDKYQTSGSIYDYDYASRTKQQRIGADDDTKNGGDLWTAKYTGYITDDLTISAQYGKLHTTAYDSPGGYDPSLTYVDGIVNQNPALNGGAPRGNSQTVSSLIPAGKGNRTTNTRIDITYKLGDHTITAGIDNQTATAIDQGSVTSGPGGYSWTYGQGDPNTPISTGLGVPATGGFPNGAGGYYVIQNINSSLATVRSAQRAQYIEDKWQVSDRWLLSFGIRNDQFENFNADGDPFITQHKPQWAPRLGASWDVNGDATVKVYANAGRYYLGLPLNPALNAAGGALTTSQYFTYGGIAADGTPTNLTAISVPVAANNTFGQLPDPKTVTTQGLKSEYQDEFILGFTKTLGTNWVYGAKATQRILRNAIDDYCDIDLVLAKAQSLGYDVTTQSNPVSCWLFNPGKANTFNLVDTNGNYVSVPLSNKEFGFDRLKRRYYGLETFLEHPFADGWYGKVSYTFSRSYGNTEGQLRSDLFRESRGTGQTAVSTTQDWDNSYIMVNTNGVQNNDHKHQLKFFGYYQFTPEWLVSANLSLISGAPKPCLGYFGEDRTDPAGYGNSYHFCNGEPSPPGSHGRLPWVRQLDLGATYRPDFAASRLAFNLNVFNVTNEQKVLAIFPNAESSPNLANPLYGTPTSMQQPRYVRLSVNYDY